In a genomic window of Quercus lobata isolate SW786 chromosome 4, ValleyOak3.0 Primary Assembly, whole genome shotgun sequence:
- the LOC115987472 gene encoding interactor of constitutive active ROPs 4-like: protein MPRSRGTDIPQRQSPRGPNPLRTSSSDSDSLHHRPITDRSPKLGDRRSPRGAQSDPVSQKKLGTRIADLESQLGQAQEELRILKDQLASAEAAKKEAQEELEKKSLKPVVPEPVEIQGKDPPTEIQECNKSDSSPLDKGLDENLQGTDVFEVPVEKVTVDEPKIEHSQLTDQVEKETKTIDLSTEAPPANPEVEKQSCHDLALKDDEINMLNAKLEEKEKELEVFTQENEKLRNELTEAALKVSSTQTKEEETALRLSQLGEELKTSKATAAQQNEKLKAVEEAKEALEAEMKKLRVQTEQWRKAADAAAAVLAGGVEMNGRISERCVSMDKHFGGVFEPPTGGYTSFVGSPGMDDDLDGFGSGKRKGSGIRMFGDLWKKKGQK, encoded by the exons ATGCCAAGATCAAG GGGGACAGATATACCTCAAAGGCAGTCTCCTCGAGGCCCAAATCCACTCAGGACATCAAGTTCAGATTCAGATTCACTGCATCATCGACCAATTACTGACCGGAGTCCTAAACTAGGGGATCGTAGGTCCCCAAGAGGTGCCCAATCTGATCCTGTAAGCCAGAAGAAACTTGGTACCCGCATTGCAGATTTAGAATCTCAACTTGGGCAAGCACAAGAAGAGCTAAGGATTTTGAAAGACCAATTAGCTTCAGCTGAGGCTGCAAAGAAAGAAGCACAGGAAGAATTAGAGAAGAAATCTTTGAAGCCGGTTGTTCCAGAACCAGTGGAAATCCAAGGAAAGGATCCTCCAACAGAAATTCAAGAATGTAACAAAAGTGACAGCAGCCCTCTGGATAAAGGTCTGGATGAGAACCTGCAGGGAACTGATGTTTTTGAAGTTCCAGTGGAGAAAGTTACAGTTGATGAGCCCAAGATTGAACACAGTCAGCTGACTGATCAAGTTGAAAAGGAAACCAAAACAATTGACTTATCAACTGAAGCTCCACCAGCAAATCCTGAGGTGGAGAAACAATCCTGCCATGACTTGGCTCTGAAGGACGACGAGATAAATATGCTAAACGCCAAGttagaagagaaggaaaaggaacTGGAGGTCTTCACACAAGAAAATGAGAAGCTGAGAAATGAGCTGACTGAAGCTGCTTTAAAAGTATCATCAACTCaaaccaaagaagaagaaacagcCTTGAGGTTGAGCCAACTGGGAGAAGAGCTGAAAACAAGTAAAGCAACTGCAGCTCAGCAGAATGAGAAGCTGAAAGCTGTGGAAGAAGCAAAGGAGGCATTGGAGGCAGAGATGAAGAAGCTGAGAGTACAGACAGAGCAGTGGAGAAAAGCTGCAGATGCTGCAGCAGCAGTGCTTGCTGGGGGTGTGGAGATGAATGGAAGGATCTCTGAGAGGTGTGTATCCATGGATAAGCATTTTGGCGGCGTGTTTGAGCCACCAACTGGTGGATACACTAGCTTTGTGGGATCACCTGGGATGGATGATGATTTAGATGGTTTCGGAAGTGGAAAGCGGAAAGGTTCTGGGATTAGAATGTTTGGAGACTTGTGGAAAAAGAAAGGCCAGAAATGA